ACAACATCATAGCTAAAAGGAAAAAAATCACAAGCTGAGTTTTCATTCTATTCCCCCCAACTAAGGTCTAGCCTCAATCACCCCTAAAATCACCCCTGTCAGTCACCCTTAAGGTGATTACATGAGTAAAATTAGCAGTCATAATAGAGATACATGAATATATTTGATCATAATCTTAGCAATATTCAATCATTAAAACAATGATTTCTGCAGCTTGTTAAGCAAGGAGACGGTCACCATGTAACAAACAATAAATATTTATTATCAGTTCAGCGAATAAAAGCTACAGAATAAATTTAAGGAGGAGTTATAGTGATAGTGACAGAAGACGATGTTTGCAAAGAAAAAACGTTTGACCCAACAGACATTGAACAGAACAAAACCATGGCAGCGCTTGCGTATATCCTTTTCTTCCTGCCCCTTATTGCATGCAAGGATTCCGAATATGGAAGATTTCATGCAAACCAAGGTTTATTGCTCTTAATTATAAGTGTTGTGGGCAGCATTGTAATATCCATAGTGTCTAGTACTTTAATTGCCTTTACATGGCATCTCTTCTGGTTTACTTCGCTCTTACACGGTGCTTTTGGCCTACTCATTATATTTTTGGTCATCACGGGGTTTATCAATGGGCTTAACGGTAAGGCGAAACAATTACCCATTATTGGTCAAATTCAGATCATCAAGTAAAGAAAGAGGTATTATGTATGAGAAAACTAAATTCCTATCTTTTAATTGTTCTACTATTAGTTTTATTCACCATAGGCTGCAGGAAATCCTCCCAGCCGGCACAATCATCACCCTCGCCTAGTTCACAAAACAACCAAAGTGAGACATCTTTAGAAACCTCCCCCGCAGACTCTGAAAATTTAGGAGCAAAGCTTTCCACTGTCTATGCCGATATGATGAGGAACAATAAATATATAATGAAGTACAAAATGACCTCAAAATTTGAAGGGCAGTCTATGGAGATCGAGGCAACCGTAGCTGTGGCTGGAGACAACTCAGCAATAACCAGTATAGCTAATGGGATGAAAACCACGATTATTTCCAAAGATGATAAAACCTATATGATTGATCATTCCCAAAAAACAATCCTTGAAATGCCACAGGGCCATGCTGAGGAAGATGCCCAGAATAATGAAATTGAAACTGACGGACTTACCTATATGAATAGTGGAGTCGAAGATGGCCTAACCTTTGAGAAGTATTCCACAACTGATGGTTTCCTCAAATACTATTTCGACGGTAAAAAGTTAGTTAAAATTGCCTTCGAATCTCAAGGACAGACAATGGTTATGAATATCATCGAAATAAGTAACACTGTACCTGACATCATGTTTGAGCTACCTGCTAATTACGAAAAAACCTCGCTAGTCAGTTAATATGTATGAGGATGATCGAATTTCGAAGGTGAATATTGCATAAGATACGCTAATCCCCACAGGTCAATTTCCTGTGGGGATTTCTTCTTCAAGTGCTTCTAGATAGGTTCCATTTTAAAGTTTTTTCATTTCTAACTAAACAGGCGTAAGTATTACCTAATTTTCTTTTAAATAAGAAACTCCTAATTTAGCCGGTACATTAAATGATTTTCTGGAAACGGTTAAAACGATTGTCATAATATAGGGCATGGCAATAAAAACTTCATTGGGGAATAAAGCATTGCTGCCAATGGACTGCATATAAACAGCAATTGCTTCTGCAAATCCAAAAGCTAAGGTACCAATAACCGCTCCCTTGGGATTCCAATTTCCTAAAAAGCAAATGGCAAAAGCAATCCAACCACGACCGCCGATAATGTTCGTGGTAAACATACCCAAAAAACCAATGGAATAAAAGGCACCTGCAACTCCACCCATAAGACCTGCGAAAAGTACTGTAAGAAAGCGAACGGTGAGAACATTGATTCCAGCAACATCCACCGCTTCCGGATTCTCACCGGCAGACCGTATGGTTAAGCCAAGAGAGGTTTTATACAGCATGTAATAGGATAGGGGGGCCAGAAAATAAATTGCGTAGGTTAAGATATTTTGATTAAAGAATATGGGCCCAATTAAGGGAATGTCTGAAAGCAGAGGAATTGGTATAGTTGTTAAAGGATTAACGGTTAAGGGAGTTATTGGAACTCCAAAAATAACACGGTACAAAAATGAACAAAGACCCACGACCAAAATATTAACAGCCACCCCTGTGACTACTTGGTGCTGCTTTAAGTAGATTGTAATCCATCCATACAAGCCTGCCACCAAAAAGCCGGCAACCATGGCGGATAAAAATCCCAATGTCAAACTGCCGCTTAAGTACCCGCCAACAAAGCCGGCCCAAGCCCCCATTAAAAAGATACCTTCAATGGCCGTTACCATCATACCTGTTCTTTCTGCTATTACTTCTGCTATAGCCCCAAAGAGCAATGGCGTCCCCATCATGATTGTTCTGCTTAACAAGTTGATCATCATACCACCGCCTTTTGTAGCTTTCGTTTTTCCCGGCTATTTTCTAAACGGGCTCTGATAAAATAGGCAATAATGACAAATACCATCACAAAGCCTTGCATCAATTCAATAATACTGGATGGTATCCCTGACATCTGGCCCATGATGGTACCGCCAACCTTCAGTGCGCCAAATAAAATAGAAGCAAAAATAATACCTATGGGGTTGCCATTGGCTAAAATTGCAATACCAATGCCGGCTGCCCCAATGTCCGTATTAAATCCCTGAACCAGCATATGTTGTACACCGTTTACTTCCGTAAATCCGGCAAGTCCGGCTAAGGCTCCACTGATAAAAAACGCCAGGATATAGAGTCTCTTGCCATTAATTCCGGACATCTCCGCAGCCCCGGCATTATAACCTACGGCCCGGATGCGATACCCTAAGGGAGTCTTATAGAGCAAAACCCAAACACCAAGGCAAGCCAGCACTGCCAAAACAAAACCCAAATGCAATCTCGTACCGGGGATGATTCGCGGCAGCCAGACAAAAGCGGCCAAAGCATCTGTTTGAGGGTATTCCCCTTTCCCTTCCATTAAAAATGTCCGCAGCAGATAATTCATAATTGCCAAAGCCACATAGGTTGACATCATGCTAACTAAGAATTCATTGGAATTGTACCTGGCTTTTACAAAGCCGACAAATGCCCCCCAGATTCCACTGCCGGCAATGGTCAGCAGGAAAGTAACAATGAGTACTAACCAGCCCGGCAAGAGGTTCTGAAAAAACAAAGAGCTGGCAGCTGCAATAACCGCTCCAATATAAAACTGCCCTTGGGCTCCAATATTAAATAGATTCGCCTTGAAGGTAAAGGCAAAAGCCAAGGCCGTGAACATTAAAGGCGTTGCTTTTACAAATATGTCAGCAAAGGTATAGCCGTCACGGACTACTGAGGTGATTAATACCCCATAGGCATTCAAGGGATTTTTACCAAGAAAAAGAAGCATCAAGCCACTAAAGACTATTCCTAAAACAATCGCCAGAATGTTGGTAATCAATAAATCTCTTAGTTTAGCAGGCATTATTGCTCACCTCTCCTTCCCTGAATCCAGCCATTAAAAGACCAATTTTTTCTGTGGTAAGCTCAGTGCGTTTAAATACCCCTTGTATTTGGCCCTTATACAAAACAGCAATTCGATCGGAAAGAGCAAAAATCTCCGACAGCTCCGTTGATACTAATACAATACTTTTTCCTTTATCGCGTTCTTTAAGAATGACTTGATGAATGTGGTTCACCGCACCTAAATCCAACCCTCTTGTCGGTTGATCAAAGACGATTACCTTTTCGCCATTATCTACTTCCCTCGCCAAAATCACTTTCTGTTGGTTGCCCCCAGATAAGCCCCGGACAATGGTCTCCCCTGAAGGAGCCTTGATGGCATACTCTTCAATTTCTTGGGCTGTATATTGATTAAGCGCCTTTTGGTTAATAAATCCGTAGTTGTTCCATTTTTTAGCGTAACTGCTCTTAAGCATCATATTCTCGGCAATGGACATCTCCATAATCATTCCGTCCTTGCTTCTGTCAGCAGGAACATAGCCAATTCCCAAGTCTATCCTTGCTCTTATGCCTTTTTCCGTAATATCCTCTCCATCGAGGAAAATTCTCCCGCTGGCAGGCAGCAGGGCACCACATACTACTTCACAGAGTTCCTTTTGTCCATTCCCGCTGACACCGGCAATTCCAAGAATTTCTCCCTTGCGGACTGTCAAAGAGATATTTTCCAGGACATTGATTCCACTCTTATCCTTGACCGTAACACCTTGTGTTTCCAGCCGCACTTCCTGTTTGACTTCCTGCTGATCATCTTTGGTTACCCAATTTAAATCTTTGCCTATCATCAATTTGGATAATTCTATCTCATTCGTCTCTTCCTTTTTCAAATCACCATAAACCTTTCCTGACCTCATGACAATAATCCGGTCGGCAACACTCATTACTTCTTTTAACTTGTGGGTGATAAAAATCACCGAATTCCCTTGGGCGGTAAAGTCTCTGACAAATTCCATAAGTTTTTCTGCTTCCTGAGGGGTAAGAACTGCCGTGGGCTCATCCATAATCAAAAGATTGGCTTTTTGATAGAGGGCTTTTAGAATTTCTACTTTTTGTTGAACACCAACGGCCAAGTCACGAATATAGTCATTAGGATCCAGATCAAAGCCATAAAGCTCAGACAGCTTTTTAATTTCTTCCTGGAAGCGTTTCTGATCAATCCTTCCATGCACATTACCCAAAATAATATTTTCTGTCACAGTATGGGCGGGTACCAGGGAAAAATGCTGCTGGATCATGGAGATTCCCAGTTCCATAGCCTCCTTGGGAGAATGAATTTTCACCTCTTTCCCATCCTTGAATAGTTTCCCTTCATCCGCCTTATATAGTCCGTAAAGGATTTTCATAATCGTGCTTTTGCCTGCGCCATTTTCTCCTAATAAAGCTAACACCTCACCTCTTTGAATGGAAAAGGATACATCTTTATTAGCAACAACCTTAGCGAAATATTTACTGATCCCTCTAAGTTCAAAAAATACGGTTTCCATAATCCCACCACCTATTTAGAAAATTAGCGGTACCTTTCGGAACCGCTAATTTTAACTGTTTTTATTCAAATAAACCTTCAACTCAATAATTTTATTTATCTTTAAACATTGTGGTTAAATCAATTTCACCTTTTTTAACTTTCTCCATGCCTGCTGCCACTTTATCCTGAATATCCTTGCCAATATTGTCTGTATATACCGGCTTGAAGATATTTTCGGCAATTCCCGCTTCATGTACTTTATTGCCATCTAAGCTTCCATCAAGGAATTTTTGAACAGCCCAAACATAGAACGTTTCAAAATCAAAGACAACAGACCCTACAACGGTATTGGGATCAATGGTTGTCTGGTCTCCGGAGAAACCGATAAACTTAACCCCTTTTTCCTTGGCAGCCTGAATAGCCCCTAAGCCAACCTGATTTGCATAAACAAACATCACATCAGCACCGTTGTCAATCATGGTATCGGCCATTTGTTTGCCTAAAGCTACATCATCCCAGCTGTTGGCATAAGCACGGACTGCTTTTGCACCGGCTATGCCGCGCTCTTTAGCAGCGTCAACAGCGACCGTTTCATAGACATCCAGCAAATGTTCCATAGCCTTATTGGGGAAACCGCCAATTGTGGCAAATTGACCGTTTTTGCTGACTTCCCCTGCCATTAAAGCAGCTATATAACTAGCCTCATATTCCTTTGGGAAAATCGGAGCCACATTGGCACCTTTACTAACCATGCCATTGACTACACAAAAGGTTGTTTTGGGATAGTTAGGAGCAACCTTATTGGCTGCCTCATCAAATTGGGTACCTGCCGCCATAATTAAATCATAACCACGCTCTGCATAATTTCTAAACGTAGACTCATAATCGGCAGCTTGTACGTTTTCGACGTATTCCATTTTTGTGCCCAGAGTTTCATTGGATTTGACCAGCCCGGCGTAGTTGGTTGCATTCCAGCTTTGATCGTTAATAGGCCCAGGTAGAATAAGAACCATTTTGTAATCGCCCGCATTTTTCTTGTCTGAAGAATCTGCTGTTTTGCTGCATCCTGTCATGAAAACCAGCATTACCACAGTTAAAACAGCCGCTATCAATTTAAATCTTTTCTTAAACATTCTCCTACCTCCCCATATAATCTGTTACCTCGCAAAAAAGATTGGTACAGGCCCTTCAATCTTAGACCTATTTTAACAAAAATACTCTGATAGGATAGTAACAGTCATGTCGAGTTTTTAGCACTATTTTGATACAACCAGCCAGTCACTATCCTTTGTTTGATATTTTGCACTATTTTGCTTTATTCCAGTTTTTTCTTCTCTCATCCTCAGGGGTAATTCCCATATACTTCTTGTAAAGTCTGGAAAAATAGCTGGGATTCTGATAGCCTACCCGATAAGATATATCCGTTATTTTTAAAGTTGTTTCGGTCAAGAGTTTCTTAGCCTGGGTTAGCCGGTAATTAATCAGGTAAATGCTGAAGTTCTCCCCTGTTACCTCCTTAAATAACCGGCTGAAATACTCAGGGGATCGATACACTTGACTGGCAACCTCCGCCAGGGAAATGCTATCATTAAAATGCTCATGAATATAATTTAAAGCCATTTTGATAAATTTATTGTTATCAATAGAATTGCCGGAATACTCGGTCAGGGTTTTACTTCTCGCCTGTTCCATTTGGTCAGCGATTCTTTGTCTGTCCTGTTGGGTATAGCGATCCTTCTCAATTTTCGCCAGGATCTCAATTAATTCAGAGCTTCTTAATTCGGATTTTAAGATATATTCCTTAGCACCACAGCTAATGGCTTGTTTTGCGTAGGAAAAATCAGCGTAATTCGTCAGAATAACAAATTCCGTCTCAGGCAGTACTTTTTGAATGTTTTTCATCGCCGTAATCCCATCCATTTTGGGCATCCGGATATCCAAAATTACGACATCAGGCTTCTCTTTTACAGCAAGCTCATAGGCTTGTAAACCATCTGCCACAGTTCCAACGATCTCTAAACTGATTTTTTTATCCTTCAAACAATAGTTCAGCCACTCCCGAATCGGCAGCTCATCATCGGCAATAATTATTCTTAACATAATTCCTCCCTAAGCATAGTACCGTAATTTAAGTACAATTTTACTTCCCTGGGGTTGATTCTCTTTAATGGTCAGACCATAACCAACTCCACAAAGAATTTTAATTCGTTCATGAACATTTAAAATTCCCACTTTGTTCATTTGAACCTCTTTATTAAAGATTTCGTTGATTTCCTCCGGACTTATTCCGATTCCGTTGTCGGAAATAGTTATATATAAATCATTATTATCTAATTGAGCTTCTACTTTAATTTCTATCAGTCTATTAGCCTGGAGGCCATAAAAAATGGCATTTTCGATAATGGGCTGGAGAATAAATGAAGGAATCAGGGCATTTAAGGTGGCTTCTTCCAGTAAAAATACCACGGTAAAAGCCTTGGCATATCTCATCTTTTGCAGGGCTATATAGTCTTCCAAATGTTTAATTTCATCTTTTAACTGGATAAATTCCTCCCCACGGGACAGCACCCTGCGCAAGAGCTTGGAAAAATGATAAAGCATCTCTTCTGCTTCTGTATTTTTTCCCATTTCAACATAAAAACGGATGGAGCTTAAGGTATTATAAATAAAATGGGGGTTGATTTGAGCTTGTAAAAAATCAAGCTCCAGTAATCGTTTTTGACGTTCATTGTTAATATTTTCTTCAAGAAGATAATTCACGCGCTGAATCAGCTCATTAAACGTAATGGAAATCTCGGAAAACTCTTTGTAGTTACTATCCGGAATTTGAATGGAGAGGTTACCTTTATTAAATTCTGTCATTTTGCCGGCCAGTAAATCTAAAGGTTTGGCTATTTTTTTAGCTACAACATTAAGTACTCCAGCTGTAAGTATGATGCATAAGAGCCCAAAGGTTATTAAAAACAGCTCTACTTTTTTTAGAGGCAGCATAGCACTCTGTAACGAAACGGACTCTACAATGTACCAACCGTAATCACTTATTGGTTGAAATATAAAAAGCTTATCCTCATTTAAATAATAGTTATTCAAATTATTTAGGTCATTTGTCTTATTAAAGTTATTTAGTTTTTTGTTGATTTTATTTTTATCCTTATGAGAAATAATCACCCCATTCTGGTCCACAATAAAGAAATCT
This Desulfosporosinus orientis DSM 765 DNA region includes the following protein-coding sequences:
- a CDS encoding ABC transporter permease, which codes for MMINLLSRTIMMGTPLLFGAIAEVIAERTGMMVTAIEGIFLMGAWAGFVGGYLSGSLTLGFLSAMVAGFLVAGLYGWITIYLKQHQVVTGVAVNILVVGLCSFLYRVIFGVPITPLTVNPLTTIPIPLLSDIPLIGPIFFNQNILTYAIYFLAPLSYYMLYKTSLGLTIRSAGENPEAVDVAGINVLTVRFLTVLFAGLMGGVAGAFYSIGFLGMFTTNIIGGRGWIAFAICFLGNWNPKGAVIGTLAFGFAEAIAVYMQSIGSNALFPNEVFIAMPYIMTIVLTVSRKSFNVPAKLGVSYLKEN
- a CDS encoding ABC transporter permease; amino-acid sequence: MPAKLRDLLITNILAIVLGIVFSGLMLLFLGKNPLNAYGVLITSVVRDGYTFADIFVKATPLMFTALAFAFTFKANLFNIGAQGQFYIGAVIAAASSLFFQNLLPGWLVLIVTFLLTIAGSGIWGAFVGFVKARYNSNEFLVSMMSTYVALAIMNYLLRTFLMEGKGEYPQTDALAAFVWLPRIIPGTRLHLGFVLAVLACLGVWVLLYKTPLGYRIRAVGYNAGAAEMSGINGKRLYILAFFISGALAGLAGFTEVNGVQHMLVQGFNTDIGAAGIGIAILANGNPIGIIFASILFGALKVGGTIMGQMSGIPSSIIELMQGFVMVFVIIAYFIRARLENSREKRKLQKAVV
- a CDS encoding ABC transporter ATP-binding protein; this translates as METVFFELRGISKYFAKVVANKDVSFSIQRGEVLALLGENGAGKSTIMKILYGLYKADEGKLFKDGKEVKIHSPKEAMELGISMIQQHFSLVPAHTVTENIILGNVHGRIDQKRFQEEIKKLSELYGFDLDPNDYIRDLAVGVQQKVEILKALYQKANLLIMDEPTAVLTPQEAEKLMEFVRDFTAQGNSVIFITHKLKEVMSVADRIIVMRSGKVYGDLKKEETNEIELSKLMIGKDLNWVTKDDQQEVKQEVRLETQGVTVKDKSGINVLENISLTVRKGEILGIAGVSGNGQKELCEVVCGALLPASGRIFLDGEDITEKGIRARIDLGIGYVPADRSKDGMIMEMSIAENMMLKSSYAKKWNNYGFINQKALNQYTAQEIEEYAIKAPSGETIVRGLSGGNQQKVILAREVDNGEKVIVFDQPTRGLDLGAVNHIHQVILKERDKGKSIVLVSTELSEIFALSDRIAVLYKGQIQGVFKRTELTTEKIGLLMAGFREGEVSNNAC
- a CDS encoding BMP family protein translates to MFKKRFKLIAAVLTVVMLVFMTGCSKTADSSDKKNAGDYKMVLILPGPINDQSWNATNYAGLVKSNETLGTKMEYVENVQAADYESTFRNYAERGYDLIMAAGTQFDEAANKVAPNYPKTTFCVVNGMVSKGANVAPIFPKEYEASYIAALMAGEVSKNGQFATIGGFPNKAMEHLLDVYETVAVDAAKERGIAGAKAVRAYANSWDDVALGKQMADTMIDNGADVMFVYANQVGLGAIQAAKEKGVKFIGFSGDQTTIDPNTVVGSVVFDFETFYVWAVQKFLDGSLDGNKVHEAGIAENIFKPVYTDNIGKDIQDKVAAGMEKVKKGEIDLTTMFKDK
- a CDS encoding response regulator transcription factor yields the protein MLRIIIADDELPIREWLNYCLKDKKISLEIVGTVADGLQAYELAVKEKPDVVILDIRMPKMDGITAMKNIQKVLPETEFVILTNYADFSYAKQAISCGAKEYILKSELRSSELIEILAKIEKDRYTQQDRQRIADQMEQARSKTLTEYSGNSIDNNKFIKMALNYIHEHFNDSISLAEVASQVYRSPEYFSRLFKEVTGENFSIYLINYRLTQAKKLLTETTLKITDISYRVGYQNPSYFSRLYKKYMGITPEDERRKNWNKAK
- a CDS encoding sensor histidine kinase; amino-acid sequence: MKKKSLIFQLFVALFIILQCLITFLGFLTYKYAESVIQKEVIQLNSNMLQQIAIRINQELKDVEVLASRIAYDTSIIDSLKKSSGGESVNKDQIQKIEGIMAGYIWSYRSTAMLIDGHLIDNRGNNYSTSYSMSSNQDADLDTYAKSLEAGKDSIILPMKSYEKATGGYNYYFQLVRKVEAYISKQTYGLLLLNVNEKLLCDNYIRLTNEEKDFFIVDQNGVIISHKDKNKINKKLNNFNKTNDLNNLNNYYLNEDKLFIFQPISDYGWYIVESVSLQSAMLPLKKVELFLITFGLLCIILTAGVLNVVAKKIAKPLDLLAGKMTEFNKGNLSIQIPDSNYKEFSEISITFNELIQRVNYLLEENINNERQKRLLELDFLQAQINPHFIYNTLSSIRFYVEMGKNTEAEEMLYHFSKLLRRVLSRGEEFIQLKDEIKHLEDYIALQKMRYAKAFTVVFLLEEATLNALIPSFILQPIIENAIFYGLQANRLIEIKVEAQLDNNDLYITISDNGIGISPEEINEIFNKEVQMNKVGILNVHERIKILCGVGYGLTIKENQPQGSKIVLKLRYYA